ATATAGCGAACCTGTTAAAGTAGTTAAGCCATTCGTGATTATTTATAGTAAGAAGATCGGGTTGGGAGGTGTGGGAGCGATGAAAGAAAGCTTGCTGGAGTATCATCAGCAGTATTTATGGGAAAAGACCATGCATACGGATGTTTTGTCTATTATGGCTATCGAGCAAGCCGAAAAAATTAAGCTTCTTTCAGAAGGTGCTGACCTCATTTCCTTTATTGTTGTGAATAATCACGAACCTAATTGGCTGATCAAACAGTATCAATTCAAAAAGGTTGCTTTGGAGGAGCACACTGTTAGTCAGTGGCAAATTCAACAATGGTGTGTACACGGGGCCCCTAAACGAGCAAGACAGCTTTTGGAACAGGCAGATATTATCTATGATAAATTTAATTTTATAAGGGATAAAATGTCCGGCCTTCTACAATTGCCAAATGAGAGGAAAAAGCAACTTATCTTTAAACATTATATGGCGCTATTAAATCATTTTGCTCAAGCTAAGGAACTATTGCAACAACAGAAGATACCCGATTCTTTTCAAAATGCTTTGCAAGCTTTGTTTCACTGGGCATGTCTTGAATTAATTGAAGTTGATGTATTATCTGATGAGCCTGTATTTTATAGAGTAAAGACTATAGCTCCGACGGTTTATAAATTATATGAAGAAGTTGTAACCAGTTTGGAAATATTGGACAAGCGGATAGAACTGCTTTTGCTTCCAATTGAGATTCAATTAATGGCTAAAATAAAAATAGGATCAGAATTTCTTTTAGATCAGATGCAAAATGAATATCGTCCATGGCGACTAGCACAAATGCTTGAGCTATTTGAATCGGAGCACTGTAAAGAAAGTATGCCACTTTTACTTGATAAGCTGGTTAAACGAGGGTTACTACACGAGCTATTCTTACCTGGAGAAGTAGAGTTTCTGCGTGAAAAAGCCTATTTAGTAGTACATGAAAAATAAAAACAAAAAAGCTATTGACTTGATGAGTATCTACATGCTATATTAATCTACGTTGTCTCGGACGTAATGTTCTGAAGTACACAAAAAAAGACTTGCAAGTAAATAAAAAAAAGACTTGCAAAAACGAGAAAGACATGATATTATATAAGAGTCGCCTCTAACGAAGGGCGAACAGGTGTTCTTTGAAAACTGAACAGTAAAATGTTTGATAGAAACACTAGCCAAGCAAGTTTTGAAGCTTTGATCAAGAACTACTTTAATGGAGAGTTTGATCCTGGCTCAGGACGAACGCTGGCGGCGTGCCTAATACATGCAAGTCGAGCGAGGGTCTTCGGACCCTAGCGGCGGACGGGTGAGTAACACGTAGGCAACCTGCCTGTAAGACTGGGATAACATAGGGAAACTTATGCTAATACCGGATAGGGTTTTGCTTCGCCTGAAGCAAAACGGAAAGATGGCGCAAGCTATCACTTACAGATGGGCCTGCGGCGCATTAGCTAGTTGGTGAGGTAATGGCTCACCAAGGCGACGATGCGTAGCCGACCTGAGAGGGTGACCGGCCACACTGGGACTGAGACACGGCCCAGACTCCTACGGGAGGCAGCAGTAGGGAATTTTCCACAATGGACGAAAGTCTGATGGAGCAACGCCGCGTGAACGATGAAGGCTTTCGGGTCGTAAAGTTCTGTTGTTAGGGAAGAAACAGTGCTATTTAAATAAGGTAGCACCTTGACGGTACCTAACGAGAAAGCCACGGCTAACTACGTGCCAGCAGCCGCGGTAATACGTAGGTGGCAAGCGTTGTCCGGAATTATTGGGCGTAAAGCGCGCGCAGGTGGCTATGTAAGTCTGATGTTAAAGCCCGAGGCTCAACCTCGGTTCGCATTGGAAACTGTGTAGCTTGAGTGCAGGAGAGGAAAGTGGTATTCCACGTGTAGCGGTGAAATGCGTAGAGATGTGGAGGAACACCAGTGGCGAAGGCGACTTTCTGGCCTGTAACTGACACTGAGGCGCGAAAGCGTGGGGAGCAAACAGGATTAGATACCCTGGTAGTCCACGCCGTAAACGATGAGTGCTAGGTGTTAGGGGTTTCAATACCCTTAGTGCCGCAGCTAACGCAATAAGCACTCCGCCTGGGGAGTACGCTCGCAAGAGTGAAACTCAAAGGAATTGACGGGGGCCCGCACAAGCGGTGGAGCATGTGGTTTAATTCGAAGCAACGCGAAGAACCTTACCAGGTCTTGACATCCCACTGACCGCTCTAGAGATAGAGCTTCCCTTCGGGGCAGTGGTGACAGGTGGTGCATGGTTGTCGTCAGCTCGTGTCGTGAGATGTTGGGTTAAGTCCCGCAACGAGCGCAACCCTTATCTTTAGTTGCCAGCATTCAGTTGGGCACTCTAGAGAGACTGCCGTCGACAAGACGGAGGAAGGCGGGGATGACGTCAAATCATCATGCCCCTTATGACCTGGGCTACACACGTGCTACAATGGTTGGTACAACGGGATGCTACTTCGCGAGAAGATGCTAATCTCTTAAAACCAATCTCAGTTCGGATTGTAGGCTGCAACTCGCCTACATGAAGTCGGAATCGCTAGTAATCGCGGATCAGCATGCCGCGGTGAATACGTTCCCGGGCCTTGTACACACCGCCCGTCACACCACGGGAGTTTGCAACACCCGAAGTCGGTGAGGTAACCGCAAGGAGCCAGCCGCCGAAGGTGGGGTAGATAACTGGGGTGAAGTCGTAACAAGGTATCCGTACCGGAAGGTGCGGATGGATCACCTCCTTTCTATGGAGACTTCCGATATCTCTTTGAGATATACGGTAGCAAATCGGCTAGCAAACAACTTTACTGTTCAGTTTTGAGAGAGCATTCTCTCAATGTCTGGTGATGATGGCAGAGGGGTCACACACGTTCCCATTCCGAACACGACCGTTAAGCCCTCTAGCGCCGATGGTACTTGCTCATTCGAGCCGGGAGAGTAGGACGTTGCCAGGCCGGTAACCTTCAAGGTTACTGAAACAATTATTTTGTTCTTTGAAAACTGGATAATGATAGAAAGCATACAAGGCAAACGTTCTTACTTTTAGTAGGAACATGCAATAACATCAGTGCAAACCGCATGGATGGTCTACTAAAGACGCCACATCATGTGGCAACGTAGACACTAGCACATCCTGTGCGTCGTGGTTAAGTTAATAAGGGCACACGGTGGATGCCTTGGCGTTAGGAGCCGAAGAAGGACGCAGCGAACTGCGATAAGCCTCGGGGAGTGGTAAGCACACTTTGATCCGGGGATTTCCGAATGGGGGAACCCACCATCTGTAATGGGATGGTATCCTTCACTGAATACATAGGTGATGAGAAGGCAGACCCGGTGAACTGAAACATCTAAGTAGCCGGAGGAAGAGAAAACAATAGTGATTCCGTCAGTAGTGGCGAGCGAACGCGGAAGAGCCTAAACCGTAGGATTTATCCTACGGGGTTGTGGGGCGTTTCATATAGGAGTTACAAAAGACAGATGTAGGTGAACAGTTTGGGAAGACTGACCAAAGAGCGTGATAGTCGCGTAACCCAAACATCTGTCTCTCCGAGACCAACCCCGAGTAGCGCGGGACACGTGAAATCCCGTGTGAATCTGGCAGGACCATCTGCTAAGGCTAAATACTACCTAACGACCGATAGTGAACCAGTACCGTGAGGGAAAGGTGAAAAGCACCCCGGGAGGGGAGTGAAATAGTACCTGAAACCGTGTGCTTACAAATAGTCGGAGCACTTTCTATGTGTGACGGCGTGCCTTTTGTAGAATGAACCGGCGAGTTACGATAGCGTGCGAGGTTAAGTCGAAGAGAC
This is a stretch of genomic DNA from Brevibacillus laterosporus DSM 25. It encodes these proteins:
- a CDS encoding nucleotidyltransferase-like protein: MKESLLEYHQQYLWEKTMHTDVLSIMAIEQAEKIKLLSEGADLISFIVVNNHEPNWLIKQYQFKKVALEEHTVSQWQIQQWCVHGAPKRARQLLEQADIIYDKFNFIRDKMSGLLQLPNERKKQLIFKHYMALLNHFAQAKELLQQQKIPDSFQNALQALFHWACLELIEVDVLSDEPVFYRVKTIAPTVYKLYEEVVTSLEILDKRIELLLLPIEIQLMAKIKIGSEFLLDQMQNEYRPWRLAQMLELFESEHCKESMPLLLDKLVKRGLLHELFLPGEVEFLREKAYLVVHEK